From Halomicrobium salinisoli, the proteins below share one genomic window:
- a CDS encoding ABC transporter ATP-binding protein — MTAPAIRARELQKSYGDVQALDGLSLTVEAGEFFGLLGPNGAGKTTFINALVGLVRADGGEATVFGADVEDDYREARDRIGLAPQEYNVDRFFPIIEVLEHKAGYHGVGRDEARERAEEALKTVGIWDKRDTRFDWLSGGMKRRFMLARALVSDPDLLILDEPTAGVDVELRRDLWELITDLNDEGTTILLTTHYIEEAERLCDRVAIMDSGRKVEVATPEELRDRGTDTLEFELADPPATAPALDVDGIHRITMEGDRLLVTAAGGSQAAPAVMRQLERAGHTVASLDIRRASLEEVFVDMTRTGDDEAAVQTEVEA; from the coding sequence ATGACAGCGCCGGCTATCCGCGCCAGGGAGTTGCAGAAGTCGTACGGCGACGTGCAGGCGCTCGACGGGCTGTCGCTGACCGTCGAGGCGGGCGAGTTCTTCGGCCTGCTCGGCCCGAACGGGGCCGGGAAGACGACGTTCATCAACGCGCTCGTGGGGCTGGTCCGCGCCGACGGCGGCGAGGCGACCGTCTTCGGCGCCGACGTCGAGGACGACTACCGCGAGGCCCGCGACCGGATCGGCCTCGCGCCCCAGGAGTACAACGTCGACCGGTTCTTCCCCATAATCGAGGTTCTGGAACACAAGGCCGGCTACCACGGCGTCGGCCGCGACGAGGCCCGCGAGCGCGCCGAGGAGGCGCTGAAGACGGTCGGCATCTGGGACAAGCGCGACACGCGCTTCGACTGGCTCTCGGGCGGGATGAAGCGCCGCTTCATGCTTGCGCGGGCGCTGGTCTCGGACCCGGACCTGCTGATCCTCGACGAGCCCACGGCCGGCGTCGACGTGGAGCTGCGGCGGGACCTCTGGGAGCTGATCACCGACCTCAACGACGAGGGGACGACGATCCTGCTGACCACCCATTACATCGAGGAGGCCGAACGGCTCTGCGACCGCGTGGCGATCATGGACAGCGGACGCAAGGTCGAGGTGGCCACGCCCGAGGAACTGCGTGACCGCGGCACCGACACCCTGGAGTTCGAGCTGGCCGATCCGCCCGCGACGGCGCCGGCGCTCGACGTCGACGGGATCCACCGGATCACGATGGAGGGCGACCGACTGCTGGTGACCGCCGCCGGCGGCAGCCAGGCGGCCCCGGCGGTCATGCGCCAGCTGGAACGGGCGGGCCACACCGTCGCCTCGCTGGACATCCGCCGGGCGTCGCTGGAGGAGGTGTTCGTCGACATGACCCGGACCGGCGACGACGAGGCGGCCGTCCAGACGGAGGTGGAGGCGTGA
- a CDS encoding ABC transporter permease, producing MTRDGIGVATLTRREILRFVRRPYNTFLPPAITNVLYFSVFGVILGSRIGEIAGISYIQFVLPGLVVLGAISDAFENASFSIFHGRWNEYIHEVLTSPMSHGGMVAAYVLASALRGLLIGVIIVGVGFVFTTVPVAHPLYLLSFGVVISTLFAGFGVIGGLWAEDFDHLTVLSQFILRPLVFFGGVFYSLEVLPPLWRDVSLLNPMVYMVNGVRYGMLGVTEIDPNVSLVVLSVATVAVLSVDYLLFARGYGLTE from the coding sequence GTGACGAGAGACGGCATCGGCGTGGCGACGCTGACGCGGCGGGAGATCCTCCGGTTCGTCAGGCGCCCCTACAACACGTTCCTGCCGCCGGCGATAACCAACGTCCTCTACTTCTCCGTGTTCGGCGTCATCCTCGGCAGCCGGATCGGCGAGATTGCCGGTATCTCGTACATCCAGTTCGTCCTGCCCGGGCTGGTAGTCCTGGGCGCCATCTCCGACGCCTTCGAGAACGCCTCCTTCTCGATCTTCCACGGCCGCTGGAACGAGTACATTCACGAAGTCCTGACCTCGCCGATGTCCCACGGCGGAATGGTCGCCGCCTACGTGCTGGCCAGCGCGCTCAGGGGGCTGCTGATCGGCGTCATCATCGTCGGCGTCGGGTTCGTCTTCACCACCGTCCCCGTCGCCCACCCGCTGTACCTGCTGAGCTTCGGGGTCGTCATCAGCACGCTGTTCGCCGGGTTCGGCGTGATCGGTGGCCTGTGGGCGGAGGACTTCGACCACCTGACGGTGCTGTCCCAGTTCATCCTGCGGCCGCTGGTGTTCTTCGGCGGGGTGTTCTACTCGCTTGAGGTGTTGCCCCCGCTCTGGCGGGACGTCTCGCTGCTCAACCCGATGGTGTACATGGTGAACGGGGTTCGGTACGGGATGCTGGGCGTGACCGAGATCGATCCGAACGTCTCCCTCGTGGTGCTGTCCGTCGCCACGGTCGCAGTGCTCTCGGTGGACTACCTGCTGTTCGCGCGCGGGTACGGTCTCACCGAGTAG
- a CDS encoding cell division protein SepF, which translates to MGLMSKILGDSGPSRQTEDYVELNADDFDASAGEADREVRIARIGEKGDVIDIKDAVYDGDIVIADITRHSTQDRTMEHISDELKQVADEVGGDIVQKDDDQLIITPSGVAISRERLGR; encoded by the coding sequence ATGGGATTGATGAGCAAGATCCTCGGGGACTCGGGGCCGTCCCGGCAGACCGAGGACTACGTCGAACTGAACGCCGACGACTTCGACGCGTCGGCCGGGGAGGCGGACCGCGAGGTCCGGATCGCTCGCATCGGGGAGAAGGGCGACGTCATCGACATCAAGGACGCGGTGTACGACGGCGACATCGTCATCGCCGACATCACCCGCCACAGCACGCAGGACCGGACGATGGAACACATCAGCGACGAGCTCAAGCAGGTGGCCGACGAGGTGGGCGGCGACATCGTCCAGAAGGACGACGACCAGCTCATCATCACGCCCTCCGGCGTGGCGATCAGCCGCGAGCGCCTCGGTCGCTGA